ACCTGCCCGCAGACCGTCTGGACCGACCTGTTCCTGCTGGTCGAGCGCTGGATCGAGGGCGACCGCAATGCCCGCATCCGCCTGCACCGTCAGGGCTGGTCCCTGCACAAGGCCGGGCTGCGGGCCGTCAAGTGGACGACCTGGCTGGTGATCGCGGCGCTGACCGGCGGGGCCTGGGTCTTCTACTTCACCGACGCCCCGACGCTGGCGCGCGATCTGGCGACCCTGTCGGCGCCGCCCGTCGCGTGGCTGACCATCGCCATCCTGACCGCGACGACCTTCGTCTTCGGCGGCTTCGCCCGCGAGCAGATCTGCATCTATGCCTGCCCCTGGCCGCGCATCCAGGCCGCGATGATGGACGAGGACACGCTGACCGTCGCCTATCGCGACTGGCGCGGCGAGCCGCGCGGCAAGGGCGAGGGGGCTGGCGACTGCATCGACTGCCTGGCCTGCGTGTCGGTCTGCCCCACGGGCATCGACATCCGCGACGGCCAGCAGCTGGAATGCATCACCTGCGCGCTGTGCATCGACGCCTGCGACCAGATGATGGACCGCACCGGGCGCCCGCGCGGGCTGATCGGCTATCTGGCCCTCTCCGACGAGACGGCCGAGCGCGCGGGCACCGCGCCCCGCAGCACCTGGCGCCATGTGCTGCGCCCGCGCACCCTGGTCTATGCGACGCTGTGGTCGGGGATCGGCGTGCTGCTGGCGGCGGCGCTGATCCTGCGGTCGCAGATTGACCTCAGCGTGACGCCGGTGCGCAACCCGCAATTCGTCACCCTGTCGGACGGGTCCGTCCGCAACGCCTATGAGCTGCGCCTGCGCAACAAGCAGCACGAGCCGGTCCGCTATCAGATCGGCGTCGAGGCGCCCGGCACCATCGCCCTGGGCGTCGAGGGCGAGACGGACGGCGCCGTCACCGTTCCCCCCGACCAGACGCTGACGCGCCGGGTCTATCTGACCGCCGCACCGGGCAGCCCGCTGGCGGGCACCGGCGCCAGCCCCGTCACCCTGACCGCCCGGGATCCCGGCAGCGCGGCCCGGGCACGGATCGCCACCGTCTTTCACGGAAGGGACGCCCAATGACCCGCGAACTCACCGGCCGCCATGTGCTGGCCGTCACCGTCGGGGCCTTTGCCCTGATCATCGGCGTCAACCTGGTCATGGCGGTCAATGCCGTGCGCAGCTTCCCGGGGCTGGAGACGCGCAGCGCATATATCTCGTCCCAGCAGTTCGAGGCCGAGCGCGCGGCCCAGATGGCCTTGGGCTGGACCGCCGCCCTGTCGATCGACGACGGCCGGCTGCTGCTGACCCTGCAGGATGCGCAGGGGCAGGGGGTCCGGCCCAAGGCCCTGGGCCTGGTGCTGCGCCGACCGACCCACCAGCAGGCCGACCAGCATCCCCGCCTGCAGGCCGAGGCCGCGGGCCGCTGGCAGGCCGAGGCGCGGCTGGCGCCGGGCAACTGGAACGCCGACCTGACCGCCCAAGCCGCGGACGGCACCCAGGTGCGCCTGCGCCTGCCCCTCTACGTGGGGAACTGAGGTCATGGCCGATCTGTCCGCCGCCGGCCACCAGCCCCGGCTCGGGGCCTGCCCCGCCTGCGATGCCGCCCCGCTGGCGCAGCGCCTGGCCGACCGGGCCGAGGCCGCGCATCCCGCCCGGCTGGTCCTGTCGCTGCCCGATGCGCATTGCGCGCTGTGCATCACCTCGGTCGAGGGCGCGCTGATGGCCCATCCGGGCGTGCGGGCCGCCCGGGTGAACCTGACGCTGCGCCGCGTGACCGTCGAGGCGCCCGGCCTGACCGCACCGGACCTGATCCCGGTGCTGGCCCGCGCGGGCCATCAGGCGCACGAGCTGGACCCCGACGCGCTGGCCGGGGCCACCGCCGACCGGGCGGGGCGCGACCTGCTGATGCGGATCGGCATCGCGGGTTTCGCGATGATGAACGTGATGATCCTGTCGGTCGCGGTCTGGTCGGGGGCCGAGGCCGCGACCCGCGACCTGTTCCACTGGATCAGCGGCGCCATCGCCCTGCCGACCGTGGCCTTCGCGGGCCAGCCCTTCTTCGCCAGCGCCTGGACCTCGATCAAGGCGCGGCGCTTGGGCATGGACGTGCCGATCTCTCTGGCGCTGATCCTGGCCAGCGCGATCAGCGTGTTCGAGACGACGCAATCGGGCCATCACGCCTATTTCGACGCGGCGGTGATGCTGTGCTTCTTCCTGCTGATCGGGCGCTATCTGGACCACCGCACCCGCGCCATCGCCCGGTCCGCCGCGGCCGAGCTGACCGCGCTGGAGGTGCCGCGCGCGATCCTGATCTCGGGGATGGTGGAAAAGCCGGTGGCGGTGGCCGACCTGCGCCCGGGCGATCTGATCCGCGTGCGGCCCGGCGGGCGCATCCCCGCCGACGGGATCATCGCCCAGGGGCGCAGCGAGATCGACCGCGCCCTGCTGACGGGCGAGACGCTGCCCGTCCCGGCGGGCCCCGGCATGGCCCTGCAGGCGGGCGAGGTGAACCTGACCGGCCCGCTGGACCTGCGGGTCACGGCGGCGGGGCAGGACAGTTCTCTGGCGCGGCTGACCGCGCTGGTGGAGGCGGCCGAGACCGCGCGGGGCCGCTATACCTCGCTGGCCGAACGCGCTGCCGGGGCCTATTCGCCGGTGGTCCATCTGCTGGCCTTCGGCAGCTTCCTGGGCTGGTTCTGGGGCACGGGCGACCTGCGGCTGGCCGTGAACGTGGCGGCGGCGGTGCTGATCATCACCTGCCCCTGCGCGCTTGGGCTGGCGGTGCCGGCGGTGGTGACCTCGGCCTCGGGGCGGCTGTTCCGGCGCGGGCTGCTGATCAAGGACGGCACCGCGCTGGAGCGCCTGGCCGAGGTCGACACCGTGGTCTTCGACAAGACCGGCACGCTGACCCTGGGCCAGCCGCTGCTGCTGACCCGGATCCCCGAGGATCTGCGCGCCCCTGCCCTGGCGCTGGCGCAGGGATCGTCCCACCCCCTGTCCCGGGCGCTGGCCGAGGGGCTGGAGGGCACGCTGCCCGCCACCGTCACGGATCTGCGCGAGCATCCGGGGCAGGGCGTCAGCGCCATCTGGCAGGGGCAGGCGTTGCGCCTCGGCCGCGCCGACTGGCTGGGGCTGGATCCGCAGGCGGACAGCGCGACCCTGTCCAGCTGGCTGGCGGTGGGGGATCAGCCGCCGCTGCGGCTGGACTTTTCCGACCGCCTGCGCCCCGGTGCCGAGGCGTGCATCGCGCGGCTACGGGCCGACGGGCTGCGGGTCATCCTGCTGTCGGGCGACCGCGCGGCGCCGGTGGCGGCGCTGGCGGCAGAGTTGGGCATCGACGACTGGCGGTCGGGGATCGACCCCACCGGCAAGGCCGACGCCATCGCCCGGCTGTCCGATGCGGGCGCCCGCGTGCTGATGGTGGGCGACGGGCTGAACGACACGGCGGCGCTGGCGCGGGCGCATGCCTCGATCTCTCCGGCCAGCGCGCTGGATGCGGCGCGGGTGGCCAGCGACATGGTGCTGACCGGCCGCACCCTGGCCCCGGTGGCCGAGGCGCTGGTCATCGCGCGCCTGGCCACGCGACGCATCCGCGAGAATTTCGCCATCTCGATCGGCTACAACGTGATCGCGGTGCCCATCGCGCTGCTGGGGATGGCGACGCCCCTGCTGGCGGCGCTGGCCATGTCGGTCAGCTCGATCACCGTGACGCTGAACGCGCTCCGCCTGAACGGAAAGGCCCGCTGATGGAGATCCTGGTCATCCTGATTCCCGTTTCGCTGGCCCTGGGGGCGGCGGGCCTGGGCGCCTTTCTCTGGGCGCTGAGGAACCGCCAGTTCGAGGATCCCAAGGGCGACGGCGAACGGGTGCTGTCGGACCGGTGGGACGATCACCCCCGGCCCGACACGCCCCCCGACTGAAGGCCCAGGATCGCGGCGAAGGCGTCCAGATCCGAACCCAGGGCCGTGCGGGCCGCGAACAGCGTCGCCTGCGAGCGCAGGATCGGCGGTTCGTCCAGGATGCGCAGGTTGTTGGCCCGCAGCGTCTCGCCCG
Above is a window of Paracoccus liaowanqingii DNA encoding:
- the ccoG gene encoding cytochrome c oxidase accessory protein CcoG, whose protein sequence is MTAPPLDPPSLYAAREPIFPKRVSGRYRSLKWAVMAVTLAIYYITPWLRWDRGAAMPDQAVLVDLAHRRFFFFGIEIWPHEFYIVAGLLVMAGLGLFLFTSALGRVWCGYTCPQTVWTDLFLLVERWIEGDRNARIRLHRQGWSLHKAGLRAVKWTTWLVIAALTGGAWVFYFTDAPTLARDLATLSAPPVAWLTIAILTATTFVFGGFAREQICIYACPWPRIQAAMMDEDTLTVAYRDWRGEPRGKGEGAGDCIDCLACVSVCPTGIDIRDGQQLECITCALCIDACDQMMDRTGRPRGLIGYLALSDETAERAGTAPRSTWRHVLRPRTLVYATLWSGIGVLLAAALILRSQIDLSVTPVRNPQFVTLSDGSVRNAYELRLRNKQHEPVRYQIGVEAPGTIALGVEGETDGAVTVPPDQTLTRRVYLTAAPGSPLAGTGASPVTLTARDPGSAARARIATVFHGRDAQ
- the ccoS gene encoding cbb3-type cytochrome oxidase assembly protein CcoS translates to MEILVILIPVSLALGAAGLGAFLWALRNRQFEDPKGDGERVLSDRWDDHPRPDTPPD
- a CDS encoding FixH family protein, producing MTRELTGRHVLAVTVGAFALIIGVNLVMAVNAVRSFPGLETRSAYISSQQFEAERAAQMALGWTAALSIDDGRLLLTLQDAQGQGVRPKALGLVLRRPTHQQADQHPRLQAEAAGRWQAEARLAPGNWNADLTAQAADGTQVRLRLPLYVGN
- a CDS encoding heavy metal translocating P-type ATPase — protein: MADLSAAGHQPRLGACPACDAAPLAQRLADRAEAAHPARLVLSLPDAHCALCITSVEGALMAHPGVRAARVNLTLRRVTVEAPGLTAPDLIPVLARAGHQAHELDPDALAGATADRAGRDLLMRIGIAGFAMMNVMILSVAVWSGAEAATRDLFHWISGAIALPTVAFAGQPFFASAWTSIKARRLGMDVPISLALILASAISVFETTQSGHHAYFDAAVMLCFFLLIGRYLDHRTRAIARSAAAELTALEVPRAILISGMVEKPVAVADLRPGDLIRVRPGGRIPADGIIAQGRSEIDRALLTGETLPVPAGPGMALQAGEVNLTGPLDLRVTAAGQDSSLARLTALVEAAETARGRYTSLAERAAGAYSPVVHLLAFGSFLGWFWGTGDLRLAVNVAAAVLIITCPCALGLAVPAVVTSASGRLFRRGLLIKDGTALERLAEVDTVVFDKTGTLTLGQPLLLTRIPEDLRAPALALAQGSSHPLSRALAEGLEGTLPATVTDLREHPGQGVSAIWQGQALRLGRADWLGLDPQADSATLSSWLAVGDQPPLRLDFSDRLRPGAEACIARLRADGLRVILLSGDRAAPVAALAAELGIDDWRSGIDPTGKADAIARLSDAGARVLMVGDGLNDTAALARAHASISPASALDAARVASDMVLTGRTLAPVAEALVIARLATRRIRENFAISIGYNVIAVPIALLGMATPLLAALAMSVSSITVTLNALRLNGKAR